The Acidiferrobacterales bacterium genome contains the following window.
GGAAGCCTGAACACAAGCAACGTGTCTTCAAGAATATCCAGGTATCCCTGTACGGTCGTCCGTGCAACACCACATTCGCGTGCGATGCCGGCTATGTTGATAACTTGGCCATGATAAAGAGCAGCGATCGGCAAAAAACGTGCAAACCCAGGAAGATTTCGAACCAGTGCTTCCGCCCTGATTTCCTCTTGAAGATAGAGCCTGACATAGCTCTCAAGAACTTTGCGCTGTTCCTCCGAAACCCAGACCAAGGGTATAGTTCCAGTATCAAGCGCGACTTCCAAGTCGAAATCGTCACCGAGTTCGCTCGGCGTCAGGGGATGCATCGTTTTGTGCAACGCCCTACCGGCTAGCAGGTTCACACCGGATGACTTCAGTTTGCGTGCACTTGATCCAAGTAGTGCGAACTTTAGGTCTTGGTTTTCTATGTGCCGATGCACTTCATTCAACAGATTGGGTAGACGTTGAATCTCATCAACGATCACCCAACTGCCAGGCTGGCATGACTGAAGATCGGCGGCAAACAGGGACGGATCGGAAAGATAATCCTGGTACCGGACTTCGTCGAGAAGATCAATATGCAACGCGTCAGGAAACCGTTCCCGTG
Protein-coding sequences here:
- a CDS encoding ATP-binding protein — its product is MSNSVYQRLTRPYRQSFFLLGVRGVGKSTWARERFPDALHIDLLDEVRYQDYLSDPSLFAADLQSCQPGSWVIVDEIQRLPNLLNEVHRHIENQDLKFALLGSSARKLKSSGVNLLAGRALHKTMHPLTPSELGDDFDLEVALDTGTIPLVWVSEEQRKVLESYVRLYLQEEIRAEALVRNLPGFARFLPIAALYHGQVINIAGIARECGVARTTVQGYLDILEDTLLVFRLPAYDSRLRLRERKHPKLYWIDSGLVRAMKKLHGPISPEERGMLLEGWILHLLRAYAEDCELFDDLYYWAPHPANRTEVDFLLRRGREIVAIEVKSQPRYYTGMLKGLRALAELPGITRRILVYCGKRSFRTEDGVDVMPVHRLQQSLVENSLWP